The Leifsonia poae region GGCACCGGGTCGACCGCCAGCCACACCTACGCGGCCGGCGGCACATTCACCATCACGCTGACGGTGAAAGACAACCTGGGTCTTGCCTCGGCGCCGGTCACCAAGTCCGTCACCGTGACGGCCCCGCCGCCCGCGGCGATCGCGTCCGACACGTTCGAGCGCACCTCCGCCAGCGGCTGGGGCACGGCCGACCTGGGCGGCGCATGGACGGGCGCCGGTGCGGCATCCGCCTACACCGTCGCCTCCGGCACCGGCACGATCGTCGGTGCGGCCGCCTCGACCAAGACTGAACTGCTGAGCGGCATCTTGAGCACGAACACCGACACCACGGTGCAGTTCTCGTCGCCCACCACCTCCACCGGCGGCGGCATCTACGTCTCGGCGATCGGACGCTCGAACGGCACCATCGAGTACTCTGCTCGGGTGTGGATGCAATCGACCGGTGTGGTGCAGCTCCAGCTGCTCCAGGGTTCGACGATCATGCAGGCCGTGAACGTCAGCGGTCTCACGTACACCCCGGGCACGCAGTACCAGGTGCGCGTGCAGGTGTACGGCACGTCGCCCACCACCGTCCGCGCCCGCGTGTGGGCCGTCGGTGCGACGGAGCCCACCACCTGGCAGACCAGCGTCACCGACAGCACCGCGACTCTCCAGGTCGCCGGTTCGGTCGGGCTGCGCGCGTACCTGTCGGGCACGGCGACCACCGCCCCGCTGACCACGAAGTTCGACAACTTCGTCGTCAGCCCGGCCCAGTAGGAGACAACGGATGACCACCCCCAGCCGTCGGCAGAACGCCACCGTTCTCGTCGCCCACCCCAGCGCGGAGCTCTACGGCTCCGACCGGGTGATGCTCGAGAGCGTCAGCGCCCTGATCGACGACGGCTGGGAGGTGGTCGTCACCGTTCCCACCGACGGTCCGCTGCTCGGTGAGCTCCGTGCGCGCGGCGCACGCATCGAGATCTGCCCCAGCCCTGTGCTGCGCAAGAACGTGCTGCGCCCGCTCGGGATGCTGCGCTTCCTCCGCACCACCGCCGCAGCCACCGTGCACGGCACCTCGCTGCTGCGCCGCGAGCGGCCGGCACTGGTCTACGTCAACACCATCACCATCCCGCTGTGGGCGGCTCTCGCCCGCACCCGCCGGCTTCCGGTGCTCACCCATGTGCACGAGGGTGAAGCCTCGGCCTCGAAACTCATGCGCCGCGTCCTGGCGCTCCCCCTGTTCCTCTCGTCGGCGCTTGTGGCGAACAGCCGCTTCAGCGTCGGCGTCGTCGAAAGCTCGTTCCGCCGGCTCGGGCGGCGCACCGAGGTCGTGTACAACGCCGTACCCGGCCCCCCGGCGCACCACCCGGTCCGGCGGGACTTGGAAGGCGGGATGCACCTCACATACATCGGCCGCCTCTCCCCCCGCAAAGGCGTCGACATCGCGATCGACGCCCTCGCCGAACTGCGCTCCCGGGGCGTGGACGCCGAACTCGACCTGGTCGGCTCCGTCTTCCCCGGCTACGAGTGGTACGAGAACGAACTCCGCGAGCAGGTCGCCGCCGCCGACCTCGGCTCGAGCGTCACCTTCCACGGCTTCCAGCCCTCCGTCTGGGATCTGGTGGGCTCCGGCGATGTAGTCGTCGTCCCCTCCCGCGTCGACGAACCGTTCGGCAACACCGCGGTCGAAGCGATCCTGGCCGGTCGCCCCGTCGTCGCCAGCGCCACCAGCGGCCTGCTCGAGGCGACCGCCGGGTACCGCACCGCCACCACCGTCGCCCCGGGGAGCGTGAACGCTCTCGCCGACGCCCTCGAAGACACCATCGAGGCCTGGGCGGATCACGCCGACGCTATGCACGACGACACTCTCGCAGCCGAAGAGCGGCACAGCGTCGACGGCTACCGCCGCCGCATCGCCGCCATCGTGCGCCGCCTCGCCTCCCGCACCGCCTGACCGGCCCACCCCGCCCCGCGAGCCACCCCGGCCGAACGGTCGCAAACTGTCGTTCTCCGCCCAGAAGGGCTGGGCAGAACGACGGTCTGCGACCGATGAGCACCCGCTCACCGCCGGAGCTGTGGAGAACTCCGGCGGGCGAGATTACTTCTTGGTCTGCTTCGGGCGATCGGGGAGCTCCCGCTTGGCCGTCGTTCCGGCGTTCGCGGGCTCCAGCAACTCGTCGTCGTCCATCGTGGGGTCACCCAGATCGTCCTCGAACTCGTCGTCGAGGGGTGAATCGTCCACATCGGCGGGGTCCGCCTGCGGTTCTTCCTCCGGGAATTCGAGTTCGAGCGCGTCGAGTGCGACGGTGGCGTCCTCCTGCGGGGCGTCCTCCTGCGGGGCGTCCTCCTGCGGGGCGTCCTCCTGCGGGGCAGCCTTCTGCGGGGCAGCCTTCAGCGGGGCAGCCTTCTGGGCAGCCTTCGTTAGGGCGTCAGCAGTCAGGGCGTCAGCAGTCAGGGCGTCAGCAGTCAGGGCGTCAGCCGCCACGGCATCGGCAGTGATCGCAACAGCGGGAGCCACGAGCGGCGCGACGGGCGCAACCGGCGTCACCGCAACCGGCGGCACCATCGACCGGCGCGAGAACATCCGGCGCCACCACGGCTTCGTCGGTTCCTGCGGGCGGTAATAGTAGGCGTGCCGGTCTTTCGCGGGTGTCGAGCGGTTCAGCACGAGGCCGAGCACGCGTACACCCGACTTCTCGAGCGAGTCCATCGTCTGGGCCAGCTGGGGCCGGTGCACCCGGGTTCGGTCGGCGACGAGCAGGGCGCCGTCGAGCATCCGGGCCAGGATCGCGGCGTCGGCGACGGCGACCATCGGCGCCGTGTCGAACACGACGACCTCGTACTCGTGCACGAGGGAGTCGACCAGCTCGGCCATCGCCCGGGAGGAGAGCAGTTCGCTCGGGTTCGGCGGGATGGGTCCGCTCGCGAGCACCTTCAGTCCGGTGTCGCCCCAGGTCTGCACCACGTCGGCGGCCGTGGCGCGTCCGACGAGCACCGAGGTGAGGCCGGCCTCGCCGGGCAGGCCCGTGTACGCCGCCACCATGGGTCGTCGCAGGTCGGCGTCCACGAGCAGCACCTTGCGGCCTCCCTCGGCCAGCGCCAGGGCCAGGTTGAGGGCGATGAGCGACTTGCCTTCACCGGGGACGGACGAGGTCACGACGAATCCGAGCGTGTCGGAGTCGACCGCCACGAATTCGAGGTTCGAGCGCAACTGGCGGTAGTTCTCTGCCGCGTTCGAGAGCGGATCACGCAACACGACGGGCCCGACCGCCCGACGCTTCTCCCGGTCGGCGGTTCCGAGCAGGGGCACACCGGTGACGGCGGTCGCGATGGCCGCCGAGTGCACCCGGGTGTCGAGCAGCTCGCGCAGCACGACGATGAGCGAGCCGAGCAGGAGCCCGAGCACGAGACCGGCCACCAGGTTGAGTCGTGTGTTCGGCGACGACGGGTCGGTCGGCGCCGACGCCGGCTGGATGACGCGCACGGCGACCGTGGTGCCACCGCCGACACTCTTCGGGGCGATCTGCTCCACCTTCTCGCCGAGGCTCGCCGAGACGGCGTTCGCGATCTTCGCCGCCTGTGCGGGGTCGGTGTTCGACACAGACAGCTCCAGGATGACGGTGTTCTGCGGTGTGCTCACCCCGATCGCATCCGAGAGGGCTTTCGGCGTTGTGTCGAGGCCGAGCTCGTCGATCACCGGGTTCAGCACGAGCGGGGACACTGCGAGCTGAGCGAACGACAGCATCTGGTTCTGGGTGTACGTCGACCCCTGGTTGAGGTCGTTGGCCGAGCCTCCGAAGTTGAGCGAGAAGTAGAGACTCGAAGTGGCCGTGTACACCGGCGTCGCCACCTGGGAGAGGCCCCACCCCCCGAGAGTTCCCACGATCGTCGCGACGACGACGACGTACCAATAGCGCCGGAATGCGGCGAGGTACTGATGCTGACTCATTGCTGTGCCTCTCACGTGGTCGGAGGTGGGGCGAGGTGGTTGGACGTGCCGCGAGCGTGCTGGAGGCATTCTAGGCTCGCCTCCCGCGCGCGGTGCCCGCGAGTTCTCCCGGTGGTTCCGGTTCGCGGCGACGGACGAGCGTGAGCCCGTCGTCCGCTTCTGCGCGCCCGCGGCCGCGCAGAGCGAGTTGCGTGGAGGCCGCGAGACCGATGACGAACCAGACGAAGACCGAGTACTGGGTGATGAGCGCCACCGTGGCGAAAGCGGGGATCTGTGCCACCACCGCGATGGTCGGCGCCGTCGCGCGACGCAGAACGACGAGCACGATGCCGACGACCAGGGCCACGACGATCAATGCCAGGGCGAGGAGACCGCTGGACAGGCCGGTGAGGATGAGCTGGCTGTCGATCGAGCGGAAGTTGCCGAAGTAGACCTGCCCGGTCGAGTCTTTCGTGGCCGATCCGGCCACACCGACCAGATTCATGCTGCCGAGCAGGGAGAGCAGATCGCCGCGGTAGGCGGCGCTCCCGCTCGCCTCCGCTCCGGCGTCGTCGAACACGGTCGTCACGAGCGGGAACAGCACCGCCGAGACCACGACCAGGGTCGAGGTGAGGAGGATGCGGCTGCGGCGCGAGATCGCATCCCTCATGAACACGATCGAGAGCACGAGGCCGAGGAGTGCGCCGATCATGCCGATGCGGCTGAAGGTGAACACCGTCGCCAGAAGCATGAGCAGCACCATCCCGCCGCGCACCAGCAGCGGGAACCGCGAGGCGAGGGTGAGCGGGATGGCGATGGCCAGGCTCGACCCGAGCGCGATGGAGTGCCCGAAGGCGCCCTCCGCGCGAAGAACTCCGCCGCGCGCTTGCAGGCTTCCCCAGATCGTGTACATCGAGTTGTTCACACGGATGAGCACGAACGGGTTCCAGCCCGCGAAGAACTCGATGATGGCGAGGATGCTCACCACCGTGAACGCCACCGCCACCGCCCCGTAGATCCAGTCGGCCGACACCCGGAGGGGGGCGAGCCGGCCGAGCAGATAGCCCACGATGAAGTAGGTGAACAGCGAGAAGGCGAAGCCGAGCGCGATGCCGGGGTTCTCGGTGAGCAGCGAGGCGAGCGCGAACACGACGAGCAGGATGACGAGCGCGTCGAGCAGGCTGAAATGGAAGGAGCGCACGGGCAGCAGCGCCACGATCACCAGCAGCGCGGCCGCGCTCACCGCCGGCAGGTAGTAGTTGCCGTTGAACCCGATGCCGATCCCGATCCAGACCGGCACGAAGCAGAGCACCACGATCCACACGGCCACCGCGAGCTTCGGCGATCGCCGCAGCACGAGGAACGCCGCCACCGCCGCCGCGATACCGGCCGCGGCGACCAGGGAACGGTCGACGGTCGGGCCTGTGACGGCGGTGAGGACGGTGGCGGAGATCATGGAGGGTGCGTCCGGCTGCTACTTGAAGACCGTGATGGGCGAACCGGCGGCGTCGGTCATCGTGATGACGGCGGAGTCCTGCTGGCTGACCGGCATGGTGAAGAGGTAGACCCCGGTGGCGGTCGCCCCGGCAGCGAGCGGACCGAGCAGCGGCTTGGCGCCGTCGGTGAGCGTGGGAGCCGGGGTCGACTTGGAGCCGGAGAACGCGTTCACCGAGACCTGGGCGAGCGAGACGTCTTTGCCGGTCGTGTTCGTGAGGCTGATCGTCACCTCGATGGCCGGGCCGGCCGTCTCACCGGCGCGGATGGCTTTTCCGTCGACGGAGGCGACCGAGACGATCGTGGCGGTCAGCCCGCCGCTGAGTTTCGCATCCACATTGCGGTCGACCGTTTGAGCGACTGCGGCGCCGTACCGGGCGTCGACCTTCGGCGGCGTGACCTTCCCGTCTTTCGACGGTGCCGGGGTCGTCTTGGCGGACGGTGGCGGCGGCGAGTTGGTGCCGTACGTGGGCAGGGTGAACGCCGCCGGGTCTTTGGCGGTGTTCGCGGCACCGCGGATGCCCGCGACGACGAACGCGGCCGCGACGAGCACCACGACGACGGCGCCGACCACGATGAGGACGATCCGTTTGGTGGTCAGGCGTCGGGGCCTGCTGTCGACCTTCGTCATCGGAGGTCCCCTTTCTGAGGTGTGGCCGGGGACGGATTCGGCGTCCAGGCCTGAAGCTCGCGGAACCATTTCACGGCCGCGAGGAGGAGGAATGCAGTGGTGGCGGCGGCGATCAGCGTGTAGACGACCACGAAGACCGGCACGGCGCCGAGCAGGACGAACGAGAGGCAGAGCACCCCGTAGTCCATCGGGAGAACCGCGAGGGCACGCACCCAGGAGGGGCGTCCCGGCTGCTCCGCGGCGAGGGGCACGGCGCCGGCAGTGCGCCGGCGCAGCTGTTCGGTGAGGATCATGCCGAAGAACAGCACGGCCGAGACGACGGCGAACGCGATCGGCACGAGCAGCCAGCCCCGCGGCACGACGTCGAAGCGGTAGAAGCCGATGGCGAGAGCGAGCGGCATCGCCGAGACTTTCGTGGCGTCGACCATGTGGTCGAGCCATTCGCCGGACGGGCTGCTCGTGCCCTGCAGGCGGGAGACCTGCCCGTCGGCCGAGTCGAACGCATAGCCGACGAGCAGCAGCACGGCGACTCCGACGCCGAGACCCCACGAGGGTGGGGCGACGATCAGCAGGGCGACGGCCACGAAGGTGAAGATCGCACTGATCCCGGTGACCGCATTCGGCGAGAGCCCGACCCGGTAGGCCCAGGCGGCGAGGTAACGGCCGATGCGGCGGTTCACGAACCGGGAGTATGCGGGCGCCGAGCGGGCGGCGGGTTTCTGGGCCGCGGCGAGGCGGCGCACGACGCCGAGGTAGCTTTCGGCGGTGGGCGTGGAGGCGATGCTGTCGTCGGTCACGGTGTCGTCAGCTCCTCGGGGGCCGTGTTTGAGGATACGGAGGCAGTGGCGGCACCGGATGCATTCTCGGCCGCCGTCCGGGCGGCCCGCCCGCTGCGCTGCGCGAAGAACGGGCGTCGCGGCCGGCGGAGCTCGCGGGCGGCGAGGCCGAGGCACATCCGCTCGTAGGCGTCGGCGACGTCGTCCCAGTCGTACGCCGCGGCGCGTTCGTGGGCGAGCGCGCGACGGGCCGCGATGATCTCCGGGCCGGCTTCGGCGGCCTCCAGGGCGGCGGCGACGCCCTGCGCATCGGCGAAGTAACTGCCGGAGGCGCCGACGACCTCGCGGTTGAAGGAGACGTCGTAGGCGATCGTCGGTGCGCCCGCGCCGAGCGCGCGCAGCAGCGAGGGGTTGGTTCCGCCGACGGAGTGCCCGTGCAGGTAGGTGTACGCACCGGCGTAGAGCTGGTCGAGCAGCCGCTGATCCCACACGCCGCCGAGGAAGGTCACCCGGTCGTCGCCGAGGGAGTGCACCCGGCGGGTGTAGTCGTCGGCGTACGGCGCCGATCCGACGACGATCAGCGGCTTGGTCGCGTGGCTGCGCCGGTACCCGTCCACGATCACGTCCACGTGGTTCTCCGCCTCGAAGCGGGCGACGACGAGGTGGTATCCGCCGGGCTCCAGGTCGCGGTCGGCGAGCAGGTCGGTCGCGCCGTCGACGGTCGGAGCGCCATAGGCGATGAGTTCGGTGCCGGCGTCGAACTCGTCGCGGTAATAGTCGGCGATGCCCTGCGCGTCGGCGATGAGCGCGTCAGACCAGCGCACGGCCCACGATTCGGCGAACCGGTAGTAGCGGCGGCCGCCGCGGCCCCATTTCGCCCGACGCCACTCCAGTCCGTCCACGTGGGTGGCGACGGGGATGCGCGCGGCGCGGAGCAGCGGCAGGTACGGCGAGTTCGCGGCGTTGAAGACGATGGCGGCATCCGTTCGGTGGCGCAGCAGGTGCGCGACCGAGAGGCCGGTGTGGCTCAGCGTCTCGAGGGACCGCTTGCGAAGCGCGCCTCGGTGTACGAGGCGCATGCCGGCGTAGGTGTCGGGACGGTCGGCGGCGTCGTCGGTGGAGCGGCAGTAGACCACCACTTCGTGCCCGCGGTCGGCCAGCCGGCGACCGACCTCTTCGACGCAGGTCTCGAACCCGCCGTACCGTGCCGGCACGCCGCGCGTGCCGACGAGAGCGATGCTGAGGCGCTTTCCCCCACTGGCCATGACTTTCTCGCTCTCGGTCGACGAACGGAACGACGGATCGACGGAGTGTGGTCACCTTCTCGCTGAGACGTGCGGGAAGGACGCATGCTGATCGCACCAGGGTCGGGTCGCTGTTGCTTCACCCCAGCTTAATGCGAGATTTCCTCACTTGTCGCCCCCTCATCCGGGGGCCGCCCCAGAAATGCCGGATCAAGCGCGGTCCGCGCACCGGTCCTCCGGCACCGGCCGCCCGCCGAGCGCCCTCGCCCGCATCTCATCACGAACGATCCGCCTGCCGTCTCGCAGCGCGCGCGCCGCCGCACCGAACGGGCGCAACGAACGAAGGAACTGTCGTCGACCGCCCTGCAACAGGATCTCCCACGCCACCGGCCACGCCGTGCGCCGCCAGACGAGAAGATCGTCTGTGCCCAGGTTGCGGGCCGCGAACAACAGTCGGTTGCGGATGTTGAAGTAGTAGTAGCCGTTCGACTTGGCCGGCGACTCATGCGCCTGTCCCGACCGTTGGGTGCCGCCCTCCGCGTGCACGGCCACTGCATCCGCGGCGACGTCGAGCGCGCCACCCACCGCCACCACCCGATACGACAGCTCCACATCCTCCCAATACAGGAAGTAGCCGTCGGCGAAGCCGCCGACACGATCCCACAGCTCGGCGCTCACGCACAGACACGCCCCGCTGAGCCAGGGATGCGCCCGGCGCTCGGGCGGCTGCGGCCGTTTGGCGGCCGAGCTCATCCGGCCGTCGGCGAGCGCCAGGTCGGCTCCCGCGAACCAGACCGATCCGTCGGGGCGCAGCACCCGCGGTGAGACGAGCGTCAATGGTTCGGCGGCCACGCGCTCGAACAAGCGACCGGCGTCGGCTGCGCCGATCGACGCATCCGGGTTGAGCAGCAGAAACCGGTCCGCCCCGAGCTCGCAGGCCTTCTCGACGCCGGCGTTCATTCCGAGCCCGAACCCGAGATTCGTGGCGGGGAGAACGGTGGCCCAGCCCTCCGCTCCGGCGAGCGCTGACACCGCAGAACGCTCGGATGCGCTGCTCGCGTTGTCGACGACGACCACCGTGAGTCCTTCCGCATCCCGAGCCAACGGCGCGAGGTTGACGGCGAGCAGCTCGGTGGACGCGTAGTTCACGACGACGACGGCGCAACCCGCGAAACGTGCTCTCTCTGGCATAGACTTCCGCTCTTAGAGCCAAGGGGGTGGAGACAGTGCAACCGGACGAGCCGGTGAGAGTGACGATAGCCGTGCCGACGTTCCACCGTCCAGCCGAGCTGACCACGCTGCTCCCCATGCTTCTCGCGCACGCCGACGAGGTTGCGCAGCTCACCGTCGACGGTGCCTCCCCGCGGTTCACTGTCGACGTCCTCGTCGTCGACAACGATCCCGACGGCAGCGGGCGGACGGCAGTGGCGGGCGTCGGCGACAGCCGCCTCCGCTACGTGATCGAGGCGCATCCGGGCATCTCGGCGGTGCGCAACCGGGCGCTGGACGAGACGGATAGCTCCCGCCTGCTGGCCTTCATCGACGACGACGAGCACCCCCACGACGGCTGGCTGCGCCACCTGCTCCGCACCTGGGCGGCCGCCGGGCGCCCCGCCGCCGTCTCGGGGAGGGTCGTCGCCGCGTTCGCCGGCGAGCTCGACCCCTGGCTGGCGGCCGGCTCGTTCTTCGTGCGCCGCAGCATGCCCACCGGCAGCGCCATCGACGTCGCCGCTGCGGGCAACCTGCTGCTCGACCTCGACCAGGTGCGCGAGTCGGGTGTGCGTTTCGCCGACGACCTCGGCCTCAGCGGTGGCGAGGACACCCTCTTCAGCCGTCAGCTCCACGCGGCCGGGCGCCGCATGGTCTGGTGTGACGAATCCGTGATCACCGACCTCGTCCCCCTCGACCGCATGACACGGCGCTGGGTGCTCCGACGCGCCTGGAGCCACGGCAACTCGGCGAGCGTTCTGCGTGTGCGGCTGGCCGGCGGCGGTGCCCACTCCCTCGCCGCCCGGGTGACCGGTGTGGTCGGCGGTGCCGCGCGCGTCGCCGGCGGCGGGCTGCGCTGGGCGTTCGGGATGCTGTCCCGCTCCCTGCGCCACCAGGCCCGCGGTGCCCGCGCCGTCTGGCGCGGCGGCGGCATGATCTCTGGCGCCGCCGGCATGGTCTACCAGGAGTACGCCAGAACGGAGACGACGCCGTGAGCGCCAGAAGCACAGCCGCCACCCTGGTGCGCAAAGCCACCTCGTTCGCCGGAACGGTGATGGCGGTGCGCACGGACGCCCCGGAGTTCGTGCTGACCTACGACGACGGGCCCGTCGCCGGGAGCACCGACCGCATCCTCGCCGTCCTCGCCGAACGGGGGGCCACGGCCACCTTCTTCATGCTGCTCAGCCGCGTGCGTGCCGACCCCGGTCTGCTCGCCGAGGTGGTCGCCGCCGGCCATGAAGTGGCTCTGCACGGCGTGGACCACCGCGACCTCACGACCTTCCCTCTCGACGAGGTGCGCCGCCGGATGCACGACGGACGCCGCGAGCTCGAAGATGCGGCGGGCCGGCCGGTGCCGTGGTTCCGCCCACCGTACGGGCATCAGACGTTCGGCGTCTGGCGCGCCATCCGGGCCGCCGGGATGACGCCGGTGCTGTGGGGTCCGTCCACGGGGGACTCCCGGGGCGACTTCGACCAGGAGCAGCGGGTCACCGCCGCACTGACCGGTGCCATGCGCGGCGCGATCCTGCTCGCCCACGACAATTTCGCCGACGCCCTCGACGGTGTCGACGACGGAACGCCGCCCCTCCTCGACCGGGCCGATCTGCTCGTCCGCGTGCTCGACGGCTACGCCGGGCTCGGTCTCCACGCCCGCTCGCTCACGGCCGCACTCGCCACCGGCGCCCCCGTCTTCGAGGGCCGCTTCACCCGCTGACCCCTCCCGTCTCCGTGCGGAGGGGCGGTCAGCGTGTCCGTGCGGGATGCGCGCTCAGCGCAGCAGGGCGATGGCGCGTCGGTAGGCTGCGACGTGGGCGCGACCGGCGTCGTCCCATTCGCGGCGGCTGAGGTCCGGTCCGGCGTCCGCAGACAGGGTTCGCACCTGTGCAAGGGCGGACTCGAGGGCTGCGGGGGTGAGCTCGCCGTCGTAGCGGAGAACCCACGGTTCGCCGACCTCGGCCGCGAGCATCCGGTTCACCTCGTTGTCGGGCACCAGCACGGGCCGGCCGAGCGAGAGCGCAGAGAGGGCGCCGCCGGAGTTGTGCATCTCGCGGTACGGCAGCACCACGATCTCGGCCCGGGTCACGGCTTCCACGAGTTCTGCGTCGCTGAGGAAGGAGAAATGCAGGGCGATCCGCCCGTCGCCGGCGGCCAGGGACCGTAACTGCTCCACGAGTTCGGCTGACGACGGCTTGCCTCCGACGGTCAGGGAGACGGGTTCGGCGCCCTCTGGTCCGCCGAATGCCGCATGGAACGCCGTGACCAGCGCGTCCACGCCTTTGTACCGCCGAACGAGACCGACATAGGCGAGACGGCCGGCCACACGCGGCGAGCGCGGGTGAGGCGCGTACCAGCCGCGGTAGTGCCCGTGCACGATGGTCTCGAACGCGGCTTGCGGCGGCATCGGCGTGAGCGGGTTGAGCCGGATGCGCAGGGTCGTGCGCCGGTCGATCAACCGCAGCAGCCATTTCTCGCGCCGCGAGATGCCGTCCGGAACGTCGAGGTTGTGCACAGTCCGCACGATCGGCGTGCGTGTCACGGCGAGTTTGCCGAGCAGCAGCAGGGTGAGTCCCTGGCGGACCAGCTTCTTCACCGGACTGTGCCCGGAGACGAGGATCTCGGGCCAGTGCACGTGGAACACATCGAAGCGCCTGGTGAGCACCCCTCGCCAGCTGAACGTGCGCACCTCGACGCCGGGAACGGTGCGGATGCCGTCCCGCAGCATCACGAGGTACGGGTTGGTGGTGGGGCGCGGTTCGGGGAACGACTGCTGCACGATCAGCTCGGCCACGGCATCCCCTTTCGCGTGTGTTCTCGGACGCGGGCGTCCGTGCGCTCCATCTTGGCCTGCCGGGGCGGAGGCCGCGAACCGCGCGCCCTGTACTGGGGTCATCCCCCGGGGGCGCGCCGGGCAGGGCACGTGGCTAAGATACATGAGTAAGTCTCAACTAGAGGCACCCGTGCAGCGGCTGCCGGGCCCGGCGCGTGAGGGACGCGCCCCGCGCATCCGTTGACCCGATGACGGAAGTGTTGCCATGCGAGTTCTCATTCTCTGGGCCGACGACGCCTCACCCAATCTGGGCGTGCGCGCCCTCGGGTCCGGCACGGCCGAGCTCGTGCGACGCGTCTGGCCGGATGCCGAAGTCACCTTTCAGAACTACGGCCGCCGCGTGCCGCAGCTCCCCATCGGTCGGGTCCGCTCGCTGGTGAAGGAGCGCGTGCTCGGCCGGGCCGGCATGCAGAAATGGCTGGCCGGGTTCGACCTCGTCGTCGACACCCGCTCCGGCGACAGTTTCGCCGACATCTACGGCACCCGCCGGCTCGTCGTCATGTCCACCGTCGCCGAGTTCGCGAGCCAGGCCGGCGTTCCGGTCGTGCTCGGCCCGCAGACGATCGGGCCGTTCGACAGCCGCCACGGCCGCGCCATCGGCCGGCACTCGCTTCGCCGCTCCGCCCTCGTGATGGCCCGCGACTCGGCGAGCGCCGGGCACGCGAGCGAGCTGGGCCGCACCCCCGATGTGCTCACCACCGACGTCGTCTTCGCCCTCCCCCGGCCCACCGTCGCGAAGACCCGGGACATCGTGCTCAACATCTCCGGGCTGCTCTGGTTTCCCAACCCGCACGTGGACTCCGACGCCTACCGCGCCACCGTCACCCGGCTGTACCGATCGCTGCGCGTCGACGGGCGCGATGTCACACTGCTCGCCCACGTGCTCGACTCCGACAATCCCGACTCCGACATCGCGGCCATCCGCGAGTTCTCGGCGACGGTCGCGCCCGAGGCCGAAGTGGTCGTGCCGACCGGTCTCGACGATGTGCGCACCACGGTCGCCTCGGCCGCGACCGTGATCGGGTCGCGCATGCACGCCTGCCTCAACGCGCTCTCGGTGGGCACCCCGGCCATCCCGCTGGCGTACTCGCGCAAGTTCACGCCGCTGCTGGCCGACCTCGGCTGGACCCACACCGTCGACCTGCGCACCAGCGACGACCCGGTGGCCGAGACACTGCGCGAGCTCGACTCCCCCGACCTCGAAGCAGACGCGGTGAGCACGCTCGCCCGCGCCCACGCCACCCTCACCATCGCCGAGCAGGCGCTGCGGGAGGTCGCGTGAGCACCTCGACTCCGACGACCTCGCCGCTGAGCGCGGCCTCCGTCGCGCTGGATGCGGCGATCGACCGCGTCGTGCGCGCCGGCAACTGCTCGGGATGTGGCGCCTGCGCCCTGCTCGACCCGGGTCTCGAGATGCGGCGGACCGCCGACGGGTTCCTGCGCCCGGTGCGCCGCGGAAGCGCCGCCGATGCCCAGGCCCTGCCGGAGGCGGCCGAACGCTCCGCGCCGGTCACCGAGACACCCGCTGCGCCCGTCGCAGACGCGGTCGCCCGTTTCGACGCCGCCTGCCCCGGCGCCACGGTGAGAGCGGCCAACCCCGTCGGCGCAGTACGGCATCCGACGATGGGCCCGGTCGTGCGCGCCTGGAAGGCCTGGGCCACCGACTCCGAGACGCGGCACCGCGGTTCGAGCGGCGGCGCGCTCACCGCCATCGCCGCCTGGCTGCTCGAATCCGGCGAAGCCGCGCGCATGGTGGGGGCGACCGCCGAGCCGGCCGAGCCGCGCCGCACCGTCAGCGTCACGATCCTGTCGCGCGAGCAGGCGATCGCGGCGGCC contains the following coding sequences:
- a CDS encoding glycosyltransferase produces the protein MPERARFAGCAVVVVNYASTELLAVNLAPLARDAEGLTVVVVDNASSASERSAVSALAGAEGWATVLPATNLGFGLGMNAGVEKACELGADRFLLLNPDASIGAADAGRLFERVAAEPLTLVSPRVLRPDGSVWFAGADLALADGRMSSAAKRPQPPERRAHPWLSGACLCVSAELWDRVGGFADGYFLYWEDVELSYRVVAVGGALDVAADAVAVHAEGGTQRSGQAHESPAKSNGYYYFNIRNRLLFAARNLGTDDLLVWRRTAWPVAWEILLQGGRRQFLRSLRPFGAAARALRDGRRIVRDEMRARALGGRPVPEDRCADRA
- a CDS encoding glycosyltransferase family 2 protein; this encodes METVQPDEPVRVTIAVPTFHRPAELTTLLPMLLAHADEVAQLTVDGASPRFTVDVLVVDNDPDGSGRTAVAGVGDSRLRYVIEAHPGISAVRNRALDETDSSRLLAFIDDDEHPHDGWLRHLLRTWAAAGRPAAVSGRVVAAFAGELDPWLAAGSFFVRRSMPTGSAIDVAAAGNLLLDLDQVRESGVRFADDLGLSGGEDTLFSRQLHAAGRRMVWCDESVITDLVPLDRMTRRWVLRRAWSHGNSASVLRVRLAGGGAHSLAARVTGVVGGAARVAGGGLRWAFGMLSRSLRHQARGARAVWRGGGMISGAAGMVYQEYARTETTP
- a CDS encoding polysaccharide deacetylase family protein encodes the protein MSARSTAATLVRKATSFAGTVMAVRTDAPEFVLTYDDGPVAGSTDRILAVLAERGATATFFMLLSRVRADPGLLAEVVAAGHEVALHGVDHRDLTTFPLDEVRRRMHDGRRELEDAAGRPVPWFRPPYGHQTFGVWRAIRAAGMTPVLWGPSTGDSRGDFDQEQRVTAALTGAMRGAILLAHDNFADALDGVDDGTPPLLDRADLLVRVLDGYAGLGLHARSLTAALATGAPVFEGRFTR
- a CDS encoding glycosyltransferase, which gives rise to MAELIVQQSFPEPRPTTNPYLVMLRDGIRTVPGVEVRTFSWRGVLTRRFDVFHVHWPEILVSGHSPVKKLVRQGLTLLLLGKLAVTRTPIVRTVHNLDVPDGISRREKWLLRLIDRRTTLRIRLNPLTPMPPQAAFETIVHGHYRGWYAPHPRSPRVAGRLAYVGLVRRYKGVDALVTAFHAAFGGPEGAEPVSLTVGGKPSSAELVEQLRSLAAGDGRIALHFSFLSDAELVEAVTRAEIVVLPYREMHNSGGALSALSLGRPVLVPDNEVNRMLAAEVGEPWVLRYDGELTPAALESALAQVRTLSADAGPDLSRREWDDAGRAHVAAYRRAIALLR
- a CDS encoding polysaccharide pyruvyl transferase family protein, with translation MRVLILWADDASPNLGVRALGSGTAELVRRVWPDAEVTFQNYGRRVPQLPIGRVRSLVKERVLGRAGMQKWLAGFDLVVDTRSGDSFADIYGTRRLVVMSTVAEFASQAGVPVVLGPQTIGPFDSRHGRAIGRHSLRRSALVMARDSASAGHASELGRTPDVLTTDVVFALPRPTVAKTRDIVLNISGLLWFPNPHVDSDAYRATVTRLYRSLRVDGRDVTLLAHVLDSDNPDSDIAAIREFSATVAPEAEVVVPTGLDDVRTTVASAATVIGSRMHACLNALSVGTPAIPLAYSRKFTPLLADLGWTHTVDLRTSDDPVAETLRELDSPDLEADAVSTLARAHATLTIAEQALREVA